The stretch of DNA ATGCGCAGCACTCGATTGCCACCGCCTTTCAGGCTGCCGTCTTCAGTCCAAGGGCAGGGACACTTCATCGCGATGTTCTCCTTGCATGTGCCCTGTGTCGACATGATGCGTTCGGCTACTTCAACGCTGGCGAAGTGCGCGGGCCATTGAGTCGGATCATGCACCGCGATTATGATATTCCCGCGTATGCTCGCCATCTGAACCAGTTCTGTGATGCTCCCAGAGGGAGGATTCTGGAGAAGGTGGGGGTTCCTCATCGCTATCGCTTCCGGTTCAGCAATCCACTGATGCAGCCCTATGTGATCATGGACGGTCTGGCCCGAGAACGGCTCACGGAGAAAGAACTCAGGCTCGAGGGGACCTCTGAGCAGACTCTTCTCTAAAGAGGAATCTCCATCCGGTCACGTTTGAGGGAGACCTCTGATCAGCGGCCCTTTGGCGTTCATGGGGAAGCCCTCCCGCGTAGCGTTGCGCCTGTGAGGATCTTCTCGATCCTCCAATTGTGAACTGCACGCCCACGCTTGCGCGCAACCTGGCGGTCGTGAGCACTCCCCACCTCATGGCCTACGACTACGTCACCCTCCAGCAGATGGCCGAGGACGCGGTGCAGGAGCCAGACGTCCTGCAGCTTCTGATCATCGACAAGGAGGGGTTGATCGCGGGGATCACCGGCGAGCGGGAGCGGGTCGGCCGGAGGGCGGAGGACTCGATCAGCCTGCGGGGCCTGGCGGCGAAGGGGGCCTTCTCGGCTCTGGAGAACGATGGCAGGGGCGGCGCGCGTCTGGTCCGGATCGAGCCGGTTCTGGAGTCGGCCGGCGGGAGCCGGTGGGGCACGATTCAAGTCGCCGTCTCGATGGAGCGCGTGCTTGCAGAGGCCCAGATGATCCGCGTCGTGATCCTCCTCTTCGCTCTGCTCGGCTTTGCCTGCGCGTTCGGCGTCTCGCAGCTGATCGCGCGGAGGATCACCCGGCCTCTCACCACTCTGCCCGAGGCCGCCGAAGGGCTGGTTCATGGCGAGTGGAGGCCGTCGCTTGCGATACGGACGGGGGACGAGATCGAGATGCTGGCGGAGCGCTTCGGCCAGACGGCGGAGCGCCTTGATCGCCAGCGGAGCGACCTGATCCGGGCCAGGGATGATCTGCGGGACCTCAACGCTTCGCTCGAAGAGAAAGTGCGTCAGCGAACGCTCCAGCTCGAGGAGTCGCGAGAGAAGTACCGCCTCCTCGTGGAGGCCTCGCCCGACCTATTCTGTCTTCTGCAGGGAGGCCGATTCAAGTTCGTGAACCGAGCCTTCCTCGGGACTTTCGGATACACGGACGAACAGGTCGCCAACGACACCTTCGGACTGGAGCGGGTCGTGCACCCCGACTTCACGAGGATCGCCCTGGACTCGGTGGCGGAGACGGAAAGGAGCGGGAGGCAGATCGACGCCGACTGGGTCGGGATCGGGCGGGGCGGGAAGACGCTCGACTTCCAGGTGAGGGGGCACCGCGTCAGCTATCATGGCGCGGCCGCCGTCGAGCTGCTCTGGATCGACCTCACCGAGCGCAAGCAGATGACCCGGCAGATGGTGCAGGCCGAGCGCCTGAGCGCGATCGGAGAGATGACGGCCATGGTCGCGCACAACTTCAACAACCTCCTGGCGGTCATCCTGGGGCGCACACAGCTTCTGCTGGCGCGGGCTGACTCCGCGGACGTCCGCAAGGGGCTGGAAGTCATCCGCGCCTCGGCGATACAGGGCGGGGAGATCGTGAAGCGGGTGCAGGAGTATGCGGGAAGCACGAACGATCTCCCGTTCCGCGAGGTCAACGCCTCCACCGTCCTGAGGGAGGTCGTCGGCTACCTCGAGAACCTGTGGCGGGTCACGAGGAGCCCGGGCGCAGGGCCGATCCGCGTCGAGGTCCAAGCCGAGGAGGTTCCGACAGTCGACGGCTCGGAGACCCTCATTGCTGAAGTCATGAAGCACCTCCTCCTGAATGCCGCCGACTCGATGCCCGGCGGGGGGACGATCCGGGCCTCGGTCCGCCCTCTGCTGGAGTCGGTCTTGATCCAGATCGAGGACTCGGGCGTCGGCATGACCGCCGAGGTGCGCAAAAGGGCCTTCGATCCCTTCTTCACGACCAAGGGGCCGCAGGCCAGGGGTCTCGGCCTCTCGGTGAGCTACGGGATCGTCCAGCGCCATCGCGGCCGGATCGACGTCTGGGCGCGGGAGGAGGGAGGGACGGTGGCGCAGGTCTATCTTCCGGTCCAGCGCGCCAGTCGGCCGACCCGCGCTCCTCAGGTCGGCCCCGAATTCGTCTTCCGCACGGAGGAACAGGAGACGGCCCGCCGCCTGCTTCAGGGACTGCGCGATCGGACGGCGGAGATCCCGGAGAGGGCCGTGGAGGGGGAAGGCGAGGAGCGCGTCGCCTGATCGCGTAGACTCCCTCCGCCGCTTGCCGGCTCTCGGACCGGATGCTAGCCTACAGCGTGCCTGCGCGACGGTCAGAACATCCCCATGCGCCTCGCGCAATCGCATCCTGCGCCCGCGAGATTGAAGCGCCCCGGAGTCGTCGTGACGCGTGATATCAGCCGCCTTCGCCGGCTGAAGAATGCCCTGGCCGGAGCGCGGCGTCTGCTCGTGCTGACCCACGATCATCCGGATCCGGACGCGATCGCATCGGCTTGGGCGCTCGGCAAGATCGTCCGCGCGATGCCGATCAGGCGCGTCATGCTGGCCTACGGGGGGATCATCGGCCGCAGCGAGAACAGGGCGATGCTCGAGGTCCTGCGGATCCCGATGCGCTCGGCCGCTTCCGTCTCATGGGAGTCGTTCGACGCGCTTGCGCTTGTAGATTCGCAGCCGGGCGCGGGGAACAACAGCCTTCCGCCGGGCCGACTCCCGACGATCGTGTTCGACCATCACCCCTGCGGGCACGGTACGCGAGCCGCCCGGTTCCACGACGTGCGGGAAGGGTACGGGGCGACCGCGACGATTCTCTTCGAGTATCTTCAGGCGGCGGGCATCGAGCCCGACAGGCGCCTGGCGACAGCGATCTTCCACGCCATCCGGTCAGAGACCCAGAATCTGGGAAGAGAGGCGGGGCAGGCCGACGCCCGGGCTTTCCTGTGCTGCTTCCCCCTCGTGGACAACGAGGCGCTCTCGCGAATCGAACACGCCCGCCTGCCGAAGAGCTATTTCGCCATGATCGATCGCGCGATCGATGGGACGACGATTCACGGGGAGGCGGTCGTCACGATCCTGGGCGAGGTCAGGAGCACCGACATGGTCGCTCAGTTCGCCGATCTCATGATCCGCCTCGAGGGGATCGGATGGGTGCTCGCCATCGGGCGCCGCGGCGGCGATCTCCTCCTCTCTGTCCGGACGAACCACAGGAGGAGAAACGCGGGCCGGGTCATCCGCACGATCGTGGGCCCCCAGGGCGTGGCGGGGGGGCACGACATGATCGCAGGCGGCCGGCTCATCGGTCAGGCGGGGACCGAGACGGCGGCGCGGCGGGCCGAGCGGTCGCTCGCCAGACGGTTCCTCAGCATGGTCGGCGCGGCCGGGACGAGGTCATCCCGGCTTGCACGGCTTCAATAGGATTGGGAGTGGCGCCGCCCCCCGGCTCTGATAGGGTAGTCAGCGACGCCAGAACCGGGCGAGGTGAGCATGGACAACCCCGACACCCTTCGCGAGGTCATGAGGAAGGGAGGGCTCCGATGGACCCCCCAACGCCGCGCCATCATCGCGACGCTCTGGCAGAACGTCCGCCATCCCTCCGCCGATGAGATCTTCGCTTCCGCAAAGAGGAGGCACTCGCGAATCTCGCGCGCGACGGTCTACAACACCCTTGAGGCCCTCGTCGGGGCCGGCCAGATCCGGGTCATCCCGGACGCCGGGGGGAGGCGCCGCTATGATCCCAACACCGATCCGCACAGCCATCTGCACTGCGTGATCTGCGGCCTGATCGCCGATCTCCCCGCCGGCGATCTCGCCCCCCCGCCGAAACTGCGGGGAGGAAACGGGCGCGGCTTCAGGGTCCTCGACCAGCGCGTCGAGATCCTGGGGCACTGTCCTCGGTGCGCGGGCAGGAAGGATCGCCTCCGCTGACATCGGCGGCGCCACGCCGGGCCGCGGCAACGGTCCCCGGCGGCCGTTCCCACGGAGCGCGAGGGATCGCGCCTTGACCTCCGACCCGCAATCGAGCCTCTTCTGGAGCGAGGACGACCTCCGCGGCGAGTTCCTCCGAGTCGCGCGACAGTGCGGAGAGTGCCGACGGTGCGAGAACCTCTGCCCACCCTTCCGCGCCCTGAGCGGCGGGCCCGGCGGCCTGGGCGCTCTGAGCGGGCGCGAGCGGATGGCGGAGGAGTTTCTGCGCGCGAGCGATCTCTGCTTCCAGTGCGGGCGGTGTGCCGTCGTCTGCCCGTACGCGCAGGAGGTCGATCCGCGCAGGGCGGTCGACTTCCCGAGGCTTCTCCTGAGGGAGAGGATCGTCCGCGGGCGGGTCCGAGGAGCGCCCCACGGGCGGGGGCTGATCTTCAATCCCGACCTCGCCGGCTCGATCGGCAGCCTGGCCGCTCCCTTCTCCAACTGGATCGGGCGCTCCTCGATCGCGCGCCGGCTCCTGCAGAGGACGACCGGACTCGACCACCGCGCTCCCATGCCCAGCTTTCGTCGCACCACGTTCGATCGGTGGATCCGCAAGAAGGAGCGGCGCCTCCGCAAGATGGCGCGTTCCGGACGGGGGAAGGTGGCCCTCTTCCATTCCTGCTCCGTCAACTACTTCCGCCCCGAGGTCGGACGGAGCGCCGTGTCGCTCCTGGCACGACACGGAATCGAGGTCGTCTCTCCGGATCAACGCTGCTGCGGGCGGGCGCGCCTGGAGGGGGGGCAGCTCCACGAGGCCGTCGAGAGCGCCAAGGAGAATCTCCGGTTGTTGAGGCGCTACGCCGACGATGGATTCGCGATCGTCTCACCCCAGCCGGAGTGCGCGAGGATGATCCGCTCGGAGTACCCGTGGCTCGCGCCGGGCGAGGACGCCGCCAGGGTTTCCGCCGCCACCTGGGAGTTGTGCGACTACCTGCTCGCGATGCACCGCGGCGGGAAGCTGGACCTCGCATCCGCCTCGCGGCAGGGGAGCGTGCTCTATCACGTCTCTTGCCATGCGCGGCCGAGCGGATCGGACCCCGCGGGCCTTCAACTCCTGCGGATGGTGCGGGGCCTTAAGGTGACCCCCCTGGAGGGGTGCTGCGGCATGGGTAGGACCTGGGGATTCGTCGCCGGGCGTTTCAGCGATGCCCTCGAGACGGCCCGCCCGCTCCTGCGCGCGATCGACGACCTCGGGCCCGAGCGGATCGTGTCAGACTGCCTCGCGGCGGGGATGCTGATCTCGGCACGATCGGGAAAGAGAGTGCATCACCCGATCGAGATGCTCTGCGAGGCGCACGGCCACCCGCCGGGCATTGACTGACGGACTCCATCAGGATCCGGGGGAGGGCGCGTGGAGCCGATCCGGCGGTCCGAGATCAAGGACCTTGCGGGCTACGAGAAGGTGCGGGCGGAGATCCGCCGGCGGGCGATCGAGCAACGAGCGGCGAGGCGCGTCGGGCTGGGGAAGAGGCTCTCGGCGGTCTTCGAGAGCCGCGAGGCGCTCGCCTATCAGATCCAGGAAGCGCTCCGCGCGCGGCGCACGGTCGATGAGGGGGAGATCGAGCGCGAGATCGATGCCGTGAACGAGCTGCTGCCGAGGGCGGGAACGCTGGCGGCGACCCTCTTCGTGGAGTTCGCCGACGGCGAGCCCTTCTCGGAGCCTCCGGTTGAGCTCGG from Candidatus Eisenbacteria bacterium encodes:
- a CDS encoding PAS domain S-box protein, which translates into the protein MNCTPTLARNLAVVSTPHLMAYDYVTLQQMAEDAVQEPDVLQLLIIDKEGLIAGITGERERVGRRAEDSISLRGLAAKGAFSALENDGRGGARLVRIEPVLESAGGSRWGTIQVAVSMERVLAEAQMIRVVILLFALLGFACAFGVSQLIARRITRPLTTLPEAAEGLVHGEWRPSLAIRTGDEIEMLAERFGQTAERLDRQRSDLIRARDDLRDLNASLEEKVRQRTLQLEESREKYRLLVEASPDLFCLLQGGRFKFVNRAFLGTFGYTDEQVANDTFGLERVVHPDFTRIALDSVAETERSGRQIDADWVGIGRGGKTLDFQVRGHRVSYHGAAAVELLWIDLTERKQMTRQMVQAERLSAIGEMTAMVAHNFNNLLAVILGRTQLLLARADSADVRKGLEVIRASAIQGGEIVKRVQEYAGSTNDLPFREVNASTVLREVVGYLENLWRVTRSPGAGPIRVEVQAEEVPTVDGSETLIAEVMKHLLLNAADSMPGGGTIRASVRPLLESVLIQIEDSGVGMTAEVRKRAFDPFFTTKGPQARGLGLSVSYGIVQRHRGRIDVWAREEGGTVAQVYLPVQRASRPTRAPQVGPEFVFRTEEQETARRLLQGLRDRTAEIPERAVEGEGEERVA
- a CDS encoding DUF3501 family protein, which translates into the protein MEPIRRSEIKDLAGYEKVRAEIRRRAIEQRAARRVGLGKRLSAVFESREALAYQIQEALRARRTVDEGEIEREIDAVNELLPRAGTLAATLFVEFADGEPFSEPPVELGDLRERGGVSIEVGGATRVAARAGGDPAAGAPSFGPVRLSFAFTAEAAASFRDASLPAALVVELRGYGATADLSPAVRTALAGDLGEV
- a CDS encoding phosphoesterase, translating into MRLAQSHPAPARLKRPGVVVTRDISRLRRLKNALAGARRLLVLTHDHPDPDAIASAWALGKIVRAMPIRRVMLAYGGIIGRSENRAMLEVLRIPMRSAASVSWESFDALALVDSQPGAGNNSLPPGRLPTIVFDHHPCGHGTRAARFHDVREGYGATATILFEYLQAAGIEPDRRLATAIFHAIRSETQNLGREAGQADARAFLCCFPLVDNEALSRIEHARLPKSYFAMIDRAIDGTTIHGEAVVTILGEVRSTDMVAQFADLMIRLEGIGWVLAIGRRGGDLLLSVRTNHRRRNAGRVIRTIVGPQGVAGGHDMIAGGRLIGQAGTETAARRAERSLARRFLSMVGAAGTRSSRLARLQ
- a CDS encoding transcriptional repressor — protein: MDNPDTLREVMRKGGLRWTPQRRAIIATLWQNVRHPSADEIFASAKRRHSRISRATVYNTLEALVGAGQIRVIPDAGGRRRYDPNTDPHSHLHCVICGLIADLPAGDLAPPPKLRGGNGRGFRVLDQRVEILGHCPRCAGRKDRLR